The proteins below are encoded in one region of Tepidisphaeraceae bacterium:
- the rdgB gene encoding RdgB/HAM1 family non-canonical purine NTP pyrophosphatase, giving the protein MKLLVATKNAGKVREFADLLRSTGFDCVALSSLDAEIPTPEETGETFRANACLKATYYARAAQSWALADDSGLEVDALDGKPGVVSSRWAELHDAGSGDAANNVLLLQQMIDVPEERRTARFVCVLALADPAGRIVLTARDTIEGRLLSGGRGGNGFGYDPLFLVQALGRTTAELTAAEKHEISHRGKALRRLRSLMQEFLPMTPSTQQQAMASTPQPTEL; this is encoded by the coding sequence ATGAAGTTGCTCGTCGCCACGAAGAACGCGGGAAAGGTGAGGGAGTTCGCAGACCTCCTGCGCTCCACCGGCTTTGATTGCGTCGCCCTTTCTTCGCTGGACGCCGAGATTCCCACGCCTGAGGAGACCGGCGAAACCTTTCGCGCCAATGCCTGCTTGAAGGCAACCTATTATGCCAGAGCGGCGCAATCCTGGGCTCTGGCTGATGATAGTGGGCTGGAAGTGGACGCGCTCGATGGCAAGCCCGGCGTGGTCAGCAGCCGCTGGGCTGAATTGCACGACGCCGGCTCGGGCGACGCCGCCAATAACGTTTTGCTGCTCCAGCAGATGATCGACGTTCCCGAAGAACGCCGGACCGCCCGGTTCGTTTGCGTGCTGGCTCTGGCCGACCCGGCGGGGCGGATCGTGCTGACGGCGCGGGACACAATCGAGGGCCGGTTGCTTTCGGGGGGGCGCGGTGGCAACGGCTTCGGGTATGATCCGCTCTTCCTCGTCCAGGCGCTGGGCCGGACGACCGCGGAACTGACGGCGGCTGAGAAGCACGAGATCAGCCACCGTGGCAAAGCCCTTCGGCGATTGCGCTCGCTGATGCAGGAGTTCCTGCCGATGACGCCCTCGACGCAACAGCAGGCGATGGCCTCGACCCCTCAACCGACGGAACTATGA
- the scpB gene encoding SMC-Scp complex subunit ScpB: METTEPSIDEPQTPVEQAIGKEAPAAETTPEEPTAEEGTAEQRDGAVEADLQDADASPEATAEPINTPLIEALLLGTLSPLTAGRLADLMGLSSTKPVRAGVKALNKQYTETGRAFRIEQVAGGYQILTLPEFGEHLKKLYQKEVDAKLTKAALESLAIIAYKQPILRADIEAVRGVACGETIRSLMEKHLVKIAGRAEEPGRPILYGTTKRFLELFGLNTLKDLPQPENFKAPK, translated from the coding sequence ATGGAAACCACCGAACCGTCAATCGATGAACCGCAGACGCCCGTCGAACAGGCCATCGGCAAAGAGGCCCCCGCTGCCGAAACCACACCCGAGGAGCCGACTGCGGAGGAAGGCACGGCCGAACAGCGGGACGGCGCGGTGGAGGCCGATCTACAGGACGCGGATGCTTCGCCGGAAGCGACTGCCGAGCCGATCAACACACCGTTGATTGAGGCTCTTTTGCTGGGCACGTTATCACCGTTGACCGCAGGCCGACTGGCGGACCTGATGGGGCTGAGCTCGACCAAGCCGGTGCGGGCAGGCGTCAAGGCGCTGAACAAACAGTACACCGAGACTGGCCGGGCGTTCCGCATCGAACAGGTCGCCGGTGGCTATCAGATCCTCACGCTACCGGAGTTCGGCGAGCACCTGAAGAAGCTGTACCAGAAAGAAGTCGATGCGAAGCTGACCAAGGCGGCGCTCGAGTCGCTGGCGATCATCGCTTACAAGCAACCGATCCTGCGCGCCGACATCGAAGCCGTCCGCGGCGTGGCGTGTGGTGAGACGATCCGCTCGCTGATGGAAAAGCACCTGGTCAAGATCGCCGGCCGGGCAGAGGAGCCGGGGCGGCCGATTCTGTATGGAACGACGAAGCGATTCTTGGAGTTATTCGGGCTGAATACGCTGAAGGACCTGCCACAGCCGGAGAATTTCAAGGCGCCGAAGTAG
- a CDS encoding sigma-70 family RNA polymerase sigma factor, producing MAALSRQMGFTPIDVRQAQLGNAESLLHTVESCKAYPSDFVMYRITGYRPKSVSEDMLAGAALQHDLGLLIERVSDTLELDVASQPEPVLSIDDVTEQFNVASKTIQRWRRRGLPARRFTFADGKRRVGFLLSSVERFINAQRQQVMTSANVSLVSMVERERIVRQARRLAVRSRCWEDEIARRLGRRMSRSPLTILHTLRKWDAEHPADAVLPLAAAPLSDAERARISRGARRGRSLKAIARRIGRPRWVVYRALMDRRIDKVSARKVRFIDDPLYHQSDSDEIIRAITGADGGMTAAPSSPLDSRVPRDLPPYLQALYRTPLLSPQQERALFLKFNYHKYRFVQARRKLEPQMARSRELRTLESQLAKATETKNAIVQANLRLVVSVARKHVRPGVSMMELVSDGNLSLIRAAESFDVHRGNKFCTYATLALMKGFARSVPRMQAAGPSVDLAHGLLQSLPDSRMASSNDRLAHRDEVAQLLQRLSGRETQVLMSRFGLNERGLPVAPDEIAVTMGISAQRVRQIEQTALAKLRAVRG from the coding sequence TTGGCGGCCCTAAGTCGGCAGATGGGTTTTACCCCCATTGATGTCCGACAGGCGCAGCTCGGCAACGCGGAGTCACTGCTACACACCGTCGAATCCTGCAAAGCCTATCCGTCCGACTTTGTGATGTATCGCATCACCGGCTACCGCCCCAAGAGCGTGTCGGAAGACATGCTGGCCGGGGCGGCCTTGCAGCACGATCTAGGGCTGCTGATCGAACGCGTCAGCGACACGCTCGAACTGGACGTCGCCAGCCAACCTGAGCCCGTGCTATCAATCGACGATGTCACCGAACAGTTCAACGTTGCCAGTAAGACTATCCAACGGTGGCGCCGCCGGGGGCTGCCGGCCAGGCGGTTTACGTTCGCCGATGGCAAACGACGCGTGGGATTCCTGCTGAGCAGCGTCGAGCGGTTCATCAACGCCCAGCGCCAGCAGGTGATGACGAGCGCGAACGTGTCGCTCGTCTCCATGGTCGAGCGTGAGCGGATCGTCCGCCAGGCACGGCGATTGGCGGTGCGGTCGCGGTGCTGGGAAGACGAGATCGCCCGGCGGCTCGGGCGGCGCATGAGTCGGTCGCCATTGACGATTTTGCACACGCTGCGGAAGTGGGATGCGGAACATCCCGCCGATGCCGTTCTGCCACTGGCGGCCGCGCCACTGAGCGATGCGGAGCGGGCGCGAATTTCGCGCGGCGCACGGCGTGGGCGTTCGTTGAAAGCGATCGCGAGGCGAATCGGTCGGCCCCGATGGGTCGTGTATCGCGCGCTGATGGATCGGCGGATCGACAAGGTGTCGGCCCGCAAGGTCCGCTTTATCGACGATCCGCTCTATCACCAGTCGGACAGCGACGAGATCATTCGGGCGATCACCGGTGCGGATGGCGGGATGACCGCTGCGCCGTCGTCGCCGCTCGATAGTCGCGTGCCGCGTGATCTGCCCCCCTACCTGCAGGCGTTGTACCGCACGCCGTTGCTGTCGCCGCAGCAGGAACGGGCGCTGTTCCTGAAGTTCAATTATCACAAGTATCGTTTCGTACAGGCCCGGCGAAAACTTGAGCCGCAGATGGCGCGATCGCGCGAGTTGAGGACGCTGGAATCGCAACTGGCCAAGGCGACCGAGACGAAGAACGCGATCGTGCAGGCCAACCTGCGGCTCGTCGTCAGCGTGGCCCGCAAGCACGTTCGGCCGGGCGTTTCGATGATGGAACTGGTGAGCGATGGTAACCTGTCGCTCATCCGCGCCGCTGAGAGCTTCGACGTGCACCGCGGCAACAAGTTCTGCACGTACGCGACGCTGGCGCTCATGAAGGGCTTTGCCCGCAGCGTGCCACGGATGCAGGCCGCCGGGCCGTCGGTCGACCTGGCACATGGGCTGCTTCAATCGCTGCCGGATTCCCGCATGGCGTCCAGTAACGACCGCCTCGCACATCGCGATGAGGTTGCGCAACTGCTGCAGCGGCTGAGCGGCCGGGAGACGCAGGTTCTGATGTCGCGCTTCGGTCTCAACGAACGGGGCCTCCCCGTCGCGCCGGACGAGATCGCGGTGACCATGGGCATCTCCGCCCAACGCGTGCGCCAGATCGAACAAACCGCTTTGGCGAAACTGCGGGCGGTTCGCGGGTAG
- a CDS encoding glycoside hydrolase family 38 C-terminal domain-containing protein: MKTVIHVIPNAHLDPVWLWDWREGLNEALTTIRTVLNLMDEFPELTFVRGEAAIYQHVERLDPHAFRQIRRRIEDGRWDVVGGTVVQMDTNLPCTAVIDRHFEAGTRYFRDRFGRDVTVAWAADSFGHSGGLPDILRRHGITAFACTRPAVAQLPIERSVFHWQGVGGDRVMAYRPRQGWYGCERAEVPARLDHCLKEAMDQGLQNVACFMGLGNHGGGPTRRQILDLLAWRDAHPGVTVRFSGLHQLFDALRAELQSKPDDFVPVVAGELGFTLRGCYSSAATFKFAYRRAEAAVLRAQKVSDAVADVVTDPTSDAGAAHAQLARAWDGLLFNSFHDILPGTSIERAMDEQRQWVGGVQYDAAAAEFAAINDLQTQVDTRNVEAAVGDMPAAVPLLLFNPHDEAFAGYVELEAAVDYRPVFAYQDRADLLPLQLMDGSGRAVAFQRVAVENAFMRNIPWRQRVLTFAELPPRGWTIYDLAWVEGAAPIGGEGAARTTGEGTIANDTLTVTATPGAAGVQIWHNGRTLLADPGLTFALFTDGQGSWGDMTERGTHQSDEVEQWTVKSSRVIESGPYRAALAVHLAGARSEIDLTLALCHGSNVVQASARLFWNERGPRLKLILPAGDRATFDVPGGQITRGPLGEVPGGRWVVIHGQQGDVGFASDSLYNFDSSDGVTRATIARSTPYACDAVPANASSDRMPVQDRGEHAFRFCITPDASSIAREALFLEQPPILQTVPPHPGRLPRSGTIPSNGEQ, encoded by the coding sequence ATGAAGACCGTGATCCATGTCATCCCGAACGCGCATCTCGATCCGGTCTGGCTGTGGGACTGGCGCGAAGGCTTGAACGAGGCGCTGACCACCATCCGCACCGTCCTGAACCTGATGGACGAGTTTCCGGAACTGACGTTCGTCCGCGGCGAGGCGGCGATCTACCAGCACGTGGAACGCCTCGACCCGCACGCGTTCCGGCAGATTCGCCGGCGCATCGAGGATGGCCGGTGGGACGTCGTCGGGGGGACCGTCGTCCAGATGGACACCAACCTGCCCTGCACCGCCGTCATCGACCGGCATTTCGAGGCCGGCACGCGATACTTCCGCGACCGGTTCGGCAGGGACGTCACGGTGGCGTGGGCCGCCGACAGCTTCGGACATTCGGGCGGGTTGCCCGATATCCTGCGGCGCCACGGCATCACCGCGTTCGCCTGCACGCGCCCGGCGGTGGCGCAGTTGCCAATCGAACGGTCCGTCTTCCACTGGCAAGGGGTGGGCGGCGACCGCGTGATGGCGTACCGGCCGCGGCAGGGATGGTACGGGTGCGAACGCGCCGAGGTGCCTGCACGGCTTGACCACTGCCTGAAGGAGGCGATGGATCAAGGGCTGCAGAACGTCGCCTGCTTCATGGGCCTCGGCAACCACGGCGGCGGGCCGACGCGCCGTCAGATCCTCGATTTGCTCGCGTGGCGCGACGCGCATCCGGGCGTCACCGTTCGGTTCTCGGGCCTGCACCAACTGTTCGACGCGCTACGCGCCGAGCTCCAATCGAAGCCGGACGACTTCGTGCCGGTGGTCGCCGGCGAACTGGGATTTACCCTGCGGGGATGCTACAGCAGCGCAGCCACCTTCAAGTTCGCCTACCGCCGCGCCGAGGCCGCCGTGCTGCGGGCGCAGAAGGTGAGCGACGCTGTCGCCGATGTCGTCACGGACCCTACGTCCGATGCTGGCGCCGCGCACGCGCAGCTCGCACGGGCATGGGACGGTTTGCTCTTCAATAGCTTTCACGACATCCTGCCGGGGACGTCGATCGAACGGGCGATGGACGAGCAGCGTCAGTGGGTTGGGGGCGTGCAGTACGACGCGGCGGCGGCGGAGTTCGCGGCCATCAACGATCTGCAAACGCAGGTCGACACGCGCAACGTTGAAGCGGCGGTCGGCGACATGCCGGCGGCGGTCCCGCTGTTGCTCTTCAACCCGCACGACGAGGCGTTCGCCGGGTACGTCGAGCTCGAGGCCGCGGTGGATTACCGTCCCGTCTTCGCCTATCAGGATCGTGCCGACCTTCTGCCATTGCAGCTGATGGACGGGTCAGGCAGGGCCGTTGCGTTCCAGCGGGTCGCGGTGGAGAACGCGTTCATGCGGAACATCCCGTGGCGGCAGCGCGTCCTCACGTTCGCGGAGCTTCCGCCGCGAGGTTGGACAATCTATGACCTGGCATGGGTCGAGGGCGCCGCGCCCATTGGCGGTGAAGGCGCTGCGCGCACGACGGGCGAAGGCACAATCGCCAACGACACGCTCACCGTCACCGCCACGCCCGGCGCGGCCGGCGTTCAGATTTGGCATAACGGTCGCACGCTATTGGCAGATCCTGGCCTGACGTTCGCGCTGTTCACCGACGGCCAGGGATCGTGGGGTGACATGACGGAACGAGGCACGCACCAGAGTGACGAAGTGGAACAATGGACCGTAAAATCGAGCAGGGTCATCGAGAGCGGCCCGTACCGCGCCGCGTTGGCCGTCCACTTGGCCGGTGCGCGGTCTGAGATCGATCTGACGCTGGCGCTGTGTCATGGGAGCAACGTGGTGCAGGCATCAGCCCGACTCTTCTGGAACGAGCGCGGGCCGCGGTTGAAGCTGATCCTGCCCGCCGGCGACCGTGCGACGTTCGACGTGCCCGGTGGACAGATCACGCGCGGGCCGCTGGGTGAAGTGCCCGGCGGTCGCTGGGTCGTCATTCATGGCCAGCAAGGCGACGTCGGTTTTGCCTCCGACTCGCTCTACAACTTCGACAGCAGCGACGGCGTCACCCGCGCCACGATCGCCCGCTCCACCCCATACGCTTGCGACGCCGTGCCTGCCAACGCATCCAGTGACCGGATGCCGGTCCAGGACCGCGGCGAGCACGCCTTCCGGTTCTGCATCACCCCCGATGCCAGCTCCATCGCGCGCGAAGCCTTGTTCCTCGAGCAGCCGCCGATCTTACAAACCGTGCCACCTCACCCTGGCCGGTTGCCGCGGTCTGGCACTATCCCATCCAATGGCGAGCAGTAA
- a CDS encoding universal stress protein, whose protein sequence is MSRILVSVSSPYAAERVVETVSDLASRMGSEVLVVHVSRPSGGQMREQEQADGEAAISLLRERMQSMGVEVQSLLLFSDDIARAILNTATEHHVSLIVLGLTGKNVFARLLAGNVPVELIKNTKIPVLMIPPDWSGTV, encoded by the coding sequence ATGAGCCGAATCCTCGTTTCAGTCAGCAGCCCCTACGCCGCCGAGCGCGTGGTGGAGACCGTCTCCGACCTCGCCAGCCGCATGGGTAGCGAGGTTCTAGTCGTCCACGTCTCGCGTCCCAGCGGTGGCCAGATGCGCGAGCAGGAACAAGCCGACGGCGAGGCCGCCATCTCCCTGCTTCGCGAACGCATGCAATCGATGGGCGTCGAGGTCCAATCCCTCCTGCTCTTCAGCGACGACATTGCCCGCGCCATCCTCAACACCGCCACCGAACATCACGTGTCGCTGATCGTGCTGGGACTGACCGGTAAGAACGTCTTCGCGCGCCTGCTGGCGGGGAACGTGCCGGTGGAACTGATTAAGAACACGAAGATTCCGGTGCTGATGATTCCGCCGGATTGGTCGGGGACGGTGTAA
- a CDS encoding NUDIX hydrolase: MASRLIDKQVIFDGRKVRLEIHHLEDDEGRRHNVEVVAHPGAVVILPIVDNQTILLIRNRRYATGQILLELPAGTLEKGEDPINCAGRELQEETGYLAGRLQIVGSFFSSPGILSEKMYAFAAYDLQKTRQALEHGEEIEVQKTPLDEAIEWTRTGQIADAKTIATILLYDRFFRAKL; the protein is encoded by the coding sequence ATGGCATCGCGATTGATCGACAAGCAGGTGATCTTCGACGGCCGCAAGGTGCGGCTGGAGATCCATCATCTGGAGGACGACGAGGGGCGTCGCCACAACGTCGAGGTGGTTGCCCACCCGGGCGCGGTCGTGATCCTGCCGATCGTGGACAATCAAACGATCCTGCTGATTCGCAACCGCCGGTACGCCACCGGGCAAATTCTGCTGGAGCTGCCCGCCGGCACCCTGGAGAAAGGCGAGGATCCGATCAACTGCGCCGGCCGGGAGTTGCAGGAGGAAACGGGCTATCTGGCGGGGCGGTTGCAGATCGTCGGCAGCTTCTTCAGCTCGCCGGGCATCCTGAGCGAGAAGATGTACGCCTTCGCTGCCTACGATCTGCAGAAGACCCGCCAGGCGCTGGAGCATGGCGAGGAGATCGAGGTCCAGAAAACGCCGCTTGACGAAGCGATCGAGTGGACCCGCACTGGGCAGATCGCCGACGCCAAGACGATCGCGACCATCCTGCTGTACGACCGATTCTTCCGCGCCAAGTTATGA
- a CDS encoding DeoR/GlpR family DNA-binding transcription regulator has protein sequence MFVHDRHREIVDRLARRPRWTVTQLQREMRVSRSTLRRDLLELEERGDVVRVHGGVVHRDFLQGEPTFDRRGKQGVAAKRAIGAAAAAIVADNASVYLDAGTTSLEVGRRLLLRPDVKLFTHSLRLAADAASSDAPASVVLVGGEVRKVSQAVVGALTLDWLKQLRFDVAFVAASGVTAEGVSTTELSEAGVKQAIADRAAKVVLVADAAKWDAPAAVRFAAWRRFDTWVVDAAVPRAARAAAEAAGVKVIVAKEG, from the coding sequence ATGTTCGTTCACGACCGGCATCGAGAGATCGTTGACCGGCTGGCTCGTCGGCCGCGGTGGACGGTGACGCAGCTGCAGCGGGAGATGCGGGTCAGCCGCTCGACGCTGCGGCGCGACCTGTTGGAGTTGGAGGAGCGCGGCGACGTGGTCCGCGTGCACGGAGGGGTCGTTCACCGCGACTTCCTTCAGGGCGAGCCGACGTTCGACCGCCGCGGCAAGCAGGGCGTCGCGGCAAAGCGCGCGATTGGCGCGGCGGCCGCGGCGATCGTTGCGGACAATGCCTCGGTCTATCTCGACGCGGGGACGACCAGCTTGGAGGTCGGGCGTCGCCTGCTGCTGCGGCCGGACGTGAAGCTCTTCACTCATTCGCTGCGCCTCGCCGCCGACGCCGCGTCGTCCGATGCGCCGGCGAGCGTCGTGCTCGTCGGCGGCGAGGTGCGCAAGGTCAGTCAGGCAGTGGTGGGCGCGCTAACGCTGGACTGGCTTAAGCAACTTCGCTTCGACGTCGCGTTCGTCGCGGCCTCGGGGGTGACGGCTGAAGGGGTGAGCACGACGGAGCTGAGCGAGGCGGGCGTGAAGCAGGCGATCGCCGACCGCGCTGCCAAGGTTGTGCTCGTGGCCGACGCCGCGAAGTGGGATGCGCCCGCCGCCGTGCGGTTCGCCGCGTGGCGGCGCTTCGACACGTGGGTGGTCGACGCCGCCGTCCCGCGGGCGGCGCGTGCCGCCGCCGAGGCGGCCGGGGTAAAAGTGATCGTCGCAAAGGAAGGGTAA
- a CDS encoding rhomboid family intramembrane serine protease has translation MGWQDRTYNTGGGDTIGPRLSDYKPRGLALVMILTVLGIFILQIFGIGPFLREWGSLRFDGGRGWWQPWRFITYQYIHGDGSHIFWNMLSMYFILPLMERTYGWRRTLGFYTLGGVAAGLTYAVMSYVWGHSILIGASGSILAVLGAVAALMPGIMFFGIIPVRILALLYAVLYVLTILHDRNMSNVAHLGGLAFGFIVPLIGQRFDWNLTERFTDYRRERSRRMEQDEQQAIDRILQKVHEHGMNSLSRSDRNTLKRATERQRVSDARRRVR, from the coding sequence ATGGGCTGGCAAGACAGAACCTACAACACCGGCGGTGGTGACACGATCGGTCCGCGGCTGTCCGACTACAAGCCGCGGGGGCTCGCGCTGGTAATGATCCTGACCGTGCTGGGGATCTTCATTCTGCAGATCTTCGGCATCGGCCCGTTCCTGCGTGAGTGGGGCTCGCTGAGATTCGACGGAGGAAGGGGGTGGTGGCAACCCTGGCGGTTCATCACCTATCAGTACATCCACGGCGACGGCAGCCACATCTTCTGGAACATGCTGTCGATGTACTTCATCCTGCCGTTGATGGAGCGCACCTATGGCTGGCGGCGTACGCTCGGCTTTTACACGTTGGGTGGCGTGGCGGCGGGGCTAACCTATGCAGTGATGAGCTACGTGTGGGGCCACTCGATCCTCATCGGCGCCAGTGGAAGCATATTAGCAGTTCTGGGCGCAGTGGCGGCGCTGATGCCGGGCATCATGTTCTTTGGCATCATTCCCGTGCGCATCCTTGCGCTGCTGTACGCTGTACTGTACGTGCTGACGATCCTGCACGACCGCAACATGTCGAACGTGGCGCACCTGGGCGGGCTGGCGTTTGGCTTCATCGTTCCCTTGATCGGCCAGCGATTCGACTGGAACCTGACAGAGCGATTCACCGACTACCGCCGAGAACGCAGCCGCCGGATGGAGCAGGACGAACAGCAGGCGATCGACCGCATCCTGCAGAAGGTGCACGAGCACGGCATGAACAGCCTCAGCCGTAGCGACCGCAATACGCTGAAGCGCGCCACCGAACGCCAGCGCGTCTCCGATGCCCGACGGCGCGTGCGATAG